One stretch of Pseudoxanthomonas sp. Root65 DNA includes these proteins:
- a CDS encoding xanthine dehydrogenase family protein molybdopterin-binding subunit encodes MNLELKSSRRGFLRSTALVGGGLVVAIAVPGARRFAWAQEAQPASAAAFAPNAFLRIAADDSITVLLAHAEMGQGIWTTLPMLIAEELDADWSKIRVEHGPADKAYTSPVFGMQGTGGSTTTWSEFDRYRQAGAVARNLLLQAAAARLNVPLADLRTENGAVVSGTQRLRYGELADAAGKLPPPDPKTLTLRDPKDWKLIGKATKRLDTPEKITGKAVFGMDVQFEGLLTAVVLRSPVFGGTVKSFDATAARAVPGVRDVVQVPSGVAVVAEHFWAAKLGRDALQVVWEAGEGATLDSATLRQQFSQLATEDGPTAIRAGDVVAELSKAAKTVDAEYAVPYLAHAAMEPLNCTVKIADGECDIWCGTQFPTLDQNSTARILGIPPENIRIHTPFLGGGFGRRATPDSDVVSEAVHVAKAAKAPVKTVWTREDDTRGGYYRSAFVEKIKVGLGEDGLPKAWHQVMVGQSIMAGTFMEAMMVKDGIDATSTEGVANSPYVLGTPAHRVDLHSPKTGIPVLWWRSVGHSANGFVMEGFVDELAHAAGKDPVEYRRTLLKDHPRHLAALNLAAEKAGWSSPSPEGRGRGIAVHESFGSYVAQVAEVSVEDGQIRVHRVVCAIDCGVAVNPSAVEAQMESGIVFGLGATLHGTLTLKEGQVQESNYHDYRVLRMHEMPKIEVHIVPSTEKMGGVGEPGTPPIAPAVANAVFALTGQRLRELPLRLPVASATPTPTA; translated from the coding sequence GTGAACCTTGAACTGAAATCCTCGCGCCGTGGCTTCCTGCGTTCGACCGCCCTGGTCGGCGGCGGACTGGTCGTAGCCATCGCCGTTCCCGGCGCCCGCCGCTTCGCCTGGGCCCAGGAGGCGCAGCCGGCGAGCGCCGCCGCATTCGCACCGAATGCCTTCCTGCGCATCGCCGCCGACGACTCGATCACCGTGCTGCTCGCGCATGCCGAGATGGGCCAGGGCATCTGGACCACGCTGCCGATGCTGATCGCCGAAGAATTGGATGCCGACTGGTCGAAGATCCGGGTCGAACACGGCCCGGCCGACAAGGCCTATACCAGCCCGGTGTTCGGCATGCAGGGCACCGGCGGCTCGACCACCACGTGGTCCGAGTTCGACCGCTACCGCCAGGCCGGCGCCGTCGCGCGCAACCTGCTGCTGCAGGCCGCCGCGGCGCGCCTCAACGTGCCGCTCGCCGACCTGCGCACCGAGAACGGCGCCGTGGTGTCCGGCACGCAGCGCCTGCGCTACGGCGAGCTTGCCGATGCCGCCGGCAAGCTGCCGCCGCCCGATCCGAAGACACTGACGCTGCGCGACCCCAAGGACTGGAAGCTCATCGGCAAGGCGACCAAGCGCCTGGATACGCCGGAGAAGATCACCGGCAAGGCCGTGTTCGGCATGGACGTGCAGTTCGAGGGCCTGCTGACCGCCGTGGTGCTGCGCTCGCCGGTGTTCGGCGGCACGGTGAAATCGTTCGATGCCACCGCAGCGCGTGCCGTGCCCGGCGTACGCGATGTGGTGCAGGTGCCCAGCGGCGTTGCCGTGGTGGCCGAACACTTCTGGGCGGCCAAGCTCGGACGCGATGCGCTGCAGGTGGTGTGGGAAGCCGGCGAAGGCGCCACGCTGGACAGCGCGACGCTGCGGCAGCAGTTCTCGCAACTCGCCACCGAGGACGGCCCCACCGCCATACGCGCCGGCGATGTCGTCGCCGAGCTCAGCAAGGCCGCCAAGACCGTCGATGCCGAGTACGCCGTGCCCTACCTCGCCCACGCGGCGATGGAACCGCTGAACTGCACCGTCAAGATCGCCGACGGCGAGTGCGACATCTGGTGCGGCACGCAGTTCCCGACGCTGGACCAGAACAGCACCGCCAGGATCCTCGGCATTCCGCCGGAGAACATCCGCATCCACACGCCGTTCCTCGGCGGCGGCTTCGGTCGCCGCGCCACGCCCGATTCCGACGTGGTGTCCGAGGCGGTCCACGTCGCCAAGGCGGCGAAGGCCCCGGTCAAGACCGTGTGGACGCGCGAGGACGACACGCGTGGCGGCTACTACCGTTCGGCCTTCGTCGAGAAGATCAAGGTCGGCCTGGGCGAGGACGGCCTGCCTAAGGCGTGGCACCAGGTGATGGTGGGCCAGTCGATCATGGCCGGCACCTTCATGGAGGCGATGATGGTCAAGGACGGCATCGATGCCACCTCGACCGAAGGTGTCGCCAATTCACCGTACGTGCTGGGCACGCCGGCGCACCGCGTCGACCTGCATTCGCCGAAGACCGGCATTCCCGTGTTGTGGTGGCGCTCGGTGGGCCACAGCGCCAACGGCTTCGTCATGGAAGGTTTCGTCGACGAACTGGCGCACGCGGCTGGCAAGGACCCGGTGGAGTACCGTCGCACCCTGCTGAAGGACCATCCGCGCCACCTTGCCGCGCTGAATCTGGCGGCGGAGAAGGCCGGCTGGTCGTCGCCGTCCCCGGAAGGACGCGGACGCGGCATCGCCGTGCACGAGTCGTTCGGCAGCTACGTCGCGCAGGTGGCCGAGGTCTCGGTCGAGGACGGTCAGATCCGCGTGCACCGCGTGGTCTGCGCGATCGACTGCGGCGTGGCGGTCAATCCGTCCGCCGTGGAGGCGCAGATGGAGTCCGGCATCGTGTTCGGCCTGGGCGCCACCCTGCATGGCACGCTCACGCTGAAGGAAGGTCAGGTGCAGGAATCCAACTACCACGACTACCGCGTGCTGCGCATGCACGAGATGCCGAAGATCGAGGTCCACATTGTGCCCAGCACCGAGAAGATGGGCGGCGTGGGCGAACCCGGCACGCCGCCGATCGCACCGGCCGTGGCCAATGCGGTGTTCGCCCTGACCGGGCAGCGCCTGCGCGAGCTGCCGTTGCGGCTGCCGGTCGCCTCCGCCACCCCCACGCCGACCGCCTGA